Proteins encoded by one window of Synechococcus sp. MVIR-18-1:
- a CDS encoding long-chain acyl-[acyl-carrier-protein] reductase, producing MFGLIGHSTSFEAARRKALELGFDHIAEGDLDVWCSAPPQLVEHLEVTSLTGKTIEGAYIDSCFVPEMLSRFKTARRKVLNAMELAQKKGINITALGGFTSIIFENFNLLKHQTIRSTTLEWERFTTGNTHTAWVISRQVEINAPLLGIDLSKARVAVVGATGDIGSAVCRWLTQRTGIKELLMVARQQQPLTDLREELGGGRILSLDEALPEADVVVWVASMPRTLEIDADRLQKPCLMIDGGYPKNLDSRVAGEGGVHVLKGGIVEFGSDIGWTMMEIAEMEKPQRQMFACFAEAILLEFEACHTNFSWGRNNITLEKMDFIGAASMRHGFKTLNLQGQLQAAAA from the coding sequence ATGTTTGGTCTGATCGGACATTCCACCAGTTTTGAAGCTGCTAGGCGTAAGGCTTTGGAGCTGGGTTTCGATCACATCGCCGAGGGTGATCTAGATGTTTGGTGCAGTGCACCGCCTCAGTTGGTAGAGCATCTTGAAGTCACGAGCCTGACAGGCAAAACGATCGAAGGGGCCTATATCGATTCCTGCTTTGTGCCAGAGATGCTGAGCCGCTTTAAAACAGCGAGGCGCAAGGTGCTGAACGCCATGGAGTTGGCTCAAAAGAAAGGCATCAACATCACGGCTCTGGGGGGGTTTACCTCGATTATTTTCGAGAACTTCAACCTTCTAAAGCATCAAACGATTCGCAGTACCACGCTGGAATGGGAGCGGTTTACGACTGGAAACACCCATACGGCATGGGTCATCAGTCGACAGGTTGAAATCAATGCTCCTTTGCTTGGTATTGACCTCAGTAAGGCTCGGGTTGCTGTGGTGGGAGCAACAGGAGATATTGGTAGTGCAGTTTGTCGGTGGTTAACGCAACGCACCGGAATTAAAGAGCTGCTTATGGTCGCGCGTCAGCAGCAGCCACTTACCGATCTACGCGAGGAATTGGGTGGCGGCCGCATCCTCAGCTTGGATGAAGCGCTTCCAGAGGCTGATGTTGTGGTTTGGGTGGCAAGCATGCCCCGCACCTTGGAAATTGATGCGGATCGCTTGCAAAAACCCTGCTTGATGATCGATGGCGGCTACCCCAAAAATCTTGATTCGCGGGTTGCAGGTGAAGGTGGTGTTCACGTCTTAAAGGGAGGCATTGTCGAATTTGGATCAGATATCGGCTGGACGATGATGGAAATTGCTGAGATGGAGAAGCCCCAACGTCAGATGTTTGCTTGCTTTGCTGAGGCGATTCTTTTGGAGTTTGAGGCTTGTCATACCAACTTCAGCTGGGGTAGGAACAACATCACCCTTGAAAAAATGGATTTCATTGGTGCTGCCTCGATGCGGCATGGTTTCAAGACCCTCAATCTTCAGGGGCAGCTTCAGGCTGCCGCTGCCTGA
- a CDS encoding GIVxVP protein yields the protein MGKNRFAAGIVMVPCLLLSAAFFSTAVWGDVPGENQSLALGLGGLLLAAGLLALLIPSTNPETKEDETDPST from the coding sequence ATGGGAAAAAATCGCTTCGCTGCCGGCATTGTGATGGTGCCCTGTTTGCTTCTATCAGCTGCTTTTTTTAGTACGGCGGTTTGGGGCGATGTGCCAGGAGAGAATCAATCCCTCGCCCTAGGACTGGGCGGGTTGTTGTTGGCTGCAGGTTTGCTGGCCCTGTTAATCCCATCGACAAATCCTGAGACAAAAGAGGACGAAACCGATCCATCTACCTAG
- a CDS encoding ABC transporter substrate-binding protein: protein MSDRASDSKLGNFWKRFSIGQGLIVVASLLGCQALAASTQERAPVLALLSDGLMPAHAVFRQGFALGEEQVRECGSSPADVEWRTIGLDDDPAPFLGSTRSVVIAPFATELSRFSRLAQDHQINVILPYQRGASLNQLVPLDPQGLLHPLSPSQQSEIDQLAIDTLAQGWRRIMVVADPADRAAGMAVTYTEAFEQLGGKVESYEKSLVQQVNAGDPSAVNQLIQDVAWKRPAAIALAADPSGQLARLLDQAQNDGRLMGASLASPARIWLLPVTRLDAVSQRPWTQLSPDQQAHGPGWSSFATSYQQRWGQAPDLLAASGFDAARVVALATLAPAPMSSEGLRDPIGWLDPDAEVQPLCQAIALRQQGKAVLLEGAASDLALRPGQIPSGQATTRVIAPQSGSNRGRGL, encoded by the coding sequence ATGAGTGACCGTGCTTCTGATTCAAAATTAGGGAACTTTTGGAAGCGTTTCAGCATTGGTCAAGGCTTAATCGTGGTGGCAAGTCTGCTGGGATGCCAAGCCCTCGCTGCAAGCACGCAGGAAAGAGCCCCCGTGCTTGCGCTCTTGTCAGACGGGTTGATGCCTGCGCATGCTGTGTTTCGGCAAGGTTTTGCTCTCGGGGAAGAGCAGGTTCGAGAGTGTGGAAGTTCCCCCGCGGATGTGGAGTGGCGCACGATTGGTCTCGATGACGACCCGGCTCCATTTCTTGGTTCAACGCGTTCTGTGGTGATCGCACCTTTTGCAACGGAACTCTCTCGTTTTTCTCGACTGGCCCAGGACCACCAGATCAATGTGATCCTTCCGTATCAACGCGGTGCGTCTTTAAATCAATTGGTGCCGCTTGATCCGCAGGGATTGCTGCATCCTTTGAGCCCTTCCCAACAGTCTGAAATCGATCAACTGGCAATCGATACGCTTGCGCAGGGATGGCGAAGAATCATGGTGGTTGCCGATCCGGCTGACCGCGCTGCAGGCATGGCAGTGACCTATACGGAGGCTTTCGAGCAATTAGGGGGCAAGGTCGAATCCTATGAGAAGTCTTTGGTGCAGCAGGTCAACGCAGGCGATCCGTCCGCTGTGAATCAATTGATTCAAGACGTGGCTTGGAAACGTCCTGCTGCCATTGCTCTGGCCGCTGATCCTTCTGGACAGTTGGCGAGGCTGTTGGATCAAGCACAGAACGACGGTCGGCTGATGGGAGCTTCGCTTGCGTCACCGGCCAGGATTTGGCTGTTGCCCGTGACCCGTCTTGATGCTGTCTCTCAAAGACCTTGGACACAATTGAGTCCTGATCAACAGGCGCACGGTCCCGGTTGGTCTTCATTCGCGACGTCTTACCAGCAGCGCTGGGGGCAGGCTCCTGATCTGTTGGCGGCCTCTGGTTTTGATGCTGCCCGTGTTGTGGCTTTGGCTACGCTCGCCCCCGCGCCTATGTCATCGGAAGGGCTCCGTGACCCCATCGGTTGGCTTGATCCGGATGCCGAGGTGCAGCCTTTATGTCAGGCGATTGCCCTTCGTCAGCAAGGCAAGGCTGTTCTTTTAGAGGGAGCCGCCAGTGATCTGGCGTTGAGACCAGGACAGATTCCGTCGGGACAGGCGACTACCCGGGTGATTGCTCCGCAGTCGGGGTCTAACCGTGGCAGGGGTCTTTAA
- a CDS encoding thermonuclease has translation MIMPGLLHRHSQQSPLLPRLRRAALIRLGSSFLILLVVMLASPLPSVAAEVLQVRSSTLLQIGDRNRNYSVRLACVAVDPANEEAAVDLLKKAVPRRKRVNLRPEGNEDGVLIARVTPLDADQDLGLSLVTNGLATQSCNAS, from the coding sequence ATGATCATGCCCGGACTGCTTCACCGTCACAGCCAGCAATCCCCATTGCTGCCCCGTTTGCGAAGAGCAGCTCTGATCCGTCTTGGCTCCAGTTTTTTAATTCTGTTGGTCGTGATGCTGGCTTCACCATTGCCATCTGTGGCAGCAGAAGTCTTGCAAGTGCGTTCGTCCACTCTTCTTCAAATTGGAGATCGCAATCGCAATTACAGCGTTCGTTTGGCTTGTGTTGCAGTTGATCCCGCCAATGAAGAGGCTGCTGTTGATCTTTTAAAGAAAGCAGTGCCTCGACGCAAACGGGTGAACCTTCGTCCAGAGGGAAATGAAGACGGTGTTTTGATTGCCCGCGTTACCCCTCTAGATGCCGATCAGGATCTTGGCCTTTCACTGGTCACCAACGGCTTGGCTACGCAAAGTTGCAACGCAAGCTGA
- a CDS encoding creatininase family protein produces the protein MTAQAHLGLSATRRLDRLSWPEAEKALQQSRSTVVWPMGAFEQHGPHLPLATDALFAEQILDTVLSQLAPHAPIWSLPSQSIGFSPEHSGFPGTLSLTSGLLTQLIIEVGTQLCAQGVKRLVLFNAHGGQIGLLQAAARELRVQSPSMAILPCFLWSGVPGLDALIPGDELRGGLHAAQAETSLMLALEPELVGDARPVDGDHRQPSSLATPPPGWSLEGAAPTAWLTTDLSTSGVIGDSRAASAECGEALERCLVSHWLNLFGSLLASEWPPSQPVAVSN, from the coding sequence ATGACTGCACAAGCTCACTTGGGTCTTTCAGCGACACGTCGCCTGGACAGGTTGAGTTGGCCTGAGGCGGAGAAGGCCTTGCAGCAATCCCGTTCAACGGTGGTTTGGCCGATGGGAGCGTTTGAACAACATGGCCCCCATCTCCCTCTTGCCACAGACGCTCTGTTTGCTGAGCAGATTTTGGACACTGTGTTGTCACAGCTCGCGCCCCACGCCCCGATTTGGAGTCTTCCCTCACAATCCATCGGGTTCTCTCCAGAACATTCAGGTTTTCCTGGAACCTTGAGCCTGACCTCTGGATTGTTAACCCAGCTCATTATCGAGGTGGGAACGCAGTTGTGTGCCCAAGGGGTGAAGCGCTTGGTGTTGTTCAACGCCCATGGTGGGCAAATCGGATTGCTGCAGGCTGCAGCTAGGGAACTGCGTGTTCAATCGCCGTCGATGGCGATTCTTCCCTGCTTCTTGTGGAGTGGTGTTCCCGGTTTGGATGCGTTGATTCCTGGGGATGAGTTACGGGGCGGATTGCATGCCGCTCAGGCTGAGACAAGTTTGATGCTCGCGCTTGAGCCGGAGTTGGTGGGTGATGCAAGGCCTGTTGACGGTGACCATCGCCAGCCCTCCTCTCTCGCTACTCCTCCGCCTGGTTGGAGTCTTGAAGGAGCGGCTCCTACGGCTTGGTTAACGACTGACTTGAGTACTAGTGGTGTGATCGGTGATTCACGCGCCGCAAGTGCCGAATGCGGTGAAGCGTTGGAACGCTGCCTGGTGAGCCATTGGCTGAACCTTTTTGGCAGTTTGTTGGCTAGTGAATGGCCCCCTTCTCAACCTGTTGCGGTTAGCAACTGA
- a CDS encoding aldehyde oxygenase (deformylating) produces the protein MSTLDSTAVAVLDDQQGLAELPDFTTDAYKDAYSRINAIVIEGEQEAHDNYLSLGTLIPDQAEELAKLAKMEMKHMKGFTACAKNLDVVADMPFAHEFFAPLHGNFQSALKEGKVVSCLLIQALLIEAFAISAYHIYIPVADPFARKITEGVVKDEYTHLNYGQEWLKANFESSRDELMEANKVNLPLIRSMLEQVAADASVLHMEKEDLIEDFLIAYQEALNEIGFSSRDIARMAAAALAI, from the coding sequence ATGTCAACCCTTGACTCCACAGCAGTAGCTGTGCTCGACGATCAGCAGGGTTTGGCAGAGCTACCTGATTTCACGACGGATGCTTATAAGGATGCTTACAGCCGCATCAATGCCATCGTGATCGAAGGTGAGCAGGAAGCACATGACAACTACCTGTCCCTAGGCACGCTGATCCCAGATCAGGCCGAGGAACTCGCCAAGCTGGCGAAGATGGAAATGAAGCACATGAAGGGCTTCACCGCCTGTGCAAAAAACCTTGACGTTGTGGCTGACATGCCCTTCGCCCACGAGTTTTTTGCTCCCCTGCATGGAAATTTCCAATCTGCTCTGAAAGAGGGGAAGGTGGTCAGCTGTCTGCTAATTCAGGCCCTGTTGATTGAGGCCTTTGCTATCTCCGCTTACCACATTTATATCCCTGTCGCAGACCCCTTCGCCCGCAAAATCACTGAAGGAGTTGTCAAGGATGAGTACACCCACCTCAACTACGGCCAAGAGTGGTTGAAAGCCAATTTCGAGTCAAGCCGCGATGAGTTGATGGAAGCGAACAAAGTGAATCTTCCGCTGATCCGTTCGATGCTTGAGCAGGTGGCTGCTGATGCTTCTGTTCTGCACATGGAAAAAGAAGATCTGATCGAAGATTTTCTGATTGCCTATCAGGAAGCTTTGAACGAGATTGGGTTTAGCTCCCGCGACATTGCTCGCATGGCAGCAGCCGCACTGGCGATCTAG
- the pgeF gene encoding peptidoglycan editing factor PgeF produces the protein MTAAADPFRQPDNLFNTLEHWTWVGCYGGYYLTSDAMQTAGFEHGFFTRLWQNRGPDALAAYLSAGVSVHRPQQVHGNRVLDAGEAIGSPWPDADGLVSDRGGQSLWVCGADCTPVLFADPTSGNVAACHAGWRGVASGILPAAIRRLATLGAKPDQLIVALGPAVSGVNYQVETDVAEQVGQALHSDRSLDLSELEALGILLPDPAPNKCRLDIRLAALEQLQCCGIPEQQINLCPLCTVSEPSLFHSWRRDQVRAVQWSGIVGQAADSSA, from the coding sequence ATGACCGCTGCTGCCGATCCGTTCCGCCAGCCCGACAATCTGTTCAACACTCTTGAGCATTGGACATGGGTGGGCTGCTACGGCGGTTATTACCTCACCTCGGACGCGATGCAGACCGCAGGGTTCGAGCATGGCTTTTTCACCCGTCTTTGGCAAAACCGCGGGCCTGATGCCTTAGCGGCCTATCTATCTGCGGGAGTGAGTGTCCACCGCCCCCAACAAGTTCACGGCAACCGAGTTCTCGATGCTGGAGAAGCGATCGGTTCTCCCTGGCCTGATGCCGACGGTTTAGTCAGCGACCGTGGTGGGCAAAGTCTCTGGGTTTGCGGTGCCGATTGCACCCCCGTTCTTTTTGCAGACCCCACCAGCGGCAACGTTGCTGCTTGTCATGCGGGCTGGAGAGGGGTCGCCAGCGGCATTCTGCCTGCAGCAATACGGCGTTTAGCCACGCTAGGAGCGAAACCAGACCAACTCATTGTGGCCCTAGGTCCAGCAGTTAGTGGGGTGAATTATCAGGTGGAAACCGACGTAGCGGAGCAGGTAGGACAAGCTCTCCATTCAGATCGATCGTTAGATCTCAGCGAACTGGAGGCCCTGGGCATCCTTTTGCCCGATCCAGCCCCCAACAAGTGTCGCCTCGATATTCGTCTTGCCGCCCTTGAACAGCTGCAATGCTGCGGCATACCAGAGCAACAGATCAATCTCTGCCCTCTCTGCACCGTTTCAGAGCCAAGTCTGTTCCACTCCTGGCGTCGCGATCAGGTAAGAGCAGTGCAATGGAGTGGAATCGTTGGTCAAGCGGCGGACTCCTCAGCGTGA
- a CDS encoding Tab2 family RNA-binding protein — protein sequence MISAEQTQNDASERSSGTFSGDWELDFYSRPILEPDGKKRWELLIISSPCEGTTASFRFEKRCPAGSVNSTWLTSALSEAIAAAQHQGWSAPRKLRSWRSSMRTMIQRAASELGLEMVPSRRTYSLFDWIAEREEDLYPNQEGYMAGPLAPPPVPISTPPRPLPESVRGDAWNWAELPASALREAAGWPIGFRGLLPVPTTIQDDQVIPGLRLFSKTRGLALAGLLGGIEPVRLRVSGTQLLLEAGQDDCWLVSDLSAEEATHVSGLMTQTSERADGLQFIAVQTSPEAERFEGFWMLRDQAEP from the coding sequence ATGATCTCCGCCGAACAGACCCAGAACGATGCAAGTGAACGTTCAAGCGGGACTTTTTCAGGCGACTGGGAACTCGATTTCTATTCCAGACCCATCCTCGAACCTGATGGCAAAAAACGTTGGGAGCTGCTGATCATCAGCTCCCCCTGCGAAGGAACGACCGCCAGTTTTCGTTTCGAAAAACGTTGCCCAGCCGGCAGCGTGAACTCCACCTGGTTAACCAGCGCTCTTTCGGAAGCGATTGCAGCTGCTCAACACCAAGGCTGGTCCGCACCCCGAAAGCTGCGTTCGTGGAGAAGCTCGATGCGCACCATGATTCAGAGGGCTGCGTCTGAACTGGGTCTCGAGATGGTGCCAAGCCGTCGCACCTACTCCCTATTCGATTGGATCGCTGAGCGCGAAGAAGATCTTTACCCCAACCAAGAGGGCTATATGGCAGGACCTCTTGCTCCCCCGCCAGTACCCATCAGCACGCCGCCTCGTCCCCTACCCGAATCTGTTCGTGGTGATGCCTGGAATTGGGCCGAACTCCCAGCTTCAGCCTTACGTGAAGCCGCCGGATGGCCCATCGGATTCCGAGGACTGCTGCCAGTTCCCACCACAATTCAGGATGACCAAGTCATCCCAGGATTGCGCCTTTTCAGCAAAACCAGGGGATTAGCCCTGGCTGGTCTCCTCGGTGGGATTGAACCTGTGCGCCTCAGAGTGAGCGGCACCCAACTTCTCCTGGAGGCTGGTCAGGATGACTGCTGGCTTGTAAGCGATCTCAGCGCCGAGGAAGCCACCCATGTTTCAGGACTGATGACACAAACGTCTGAGCGCGCTGACGGGTTGCAGTTCATCGCTGTTCAAACCTCACCGGAAGCTGAGCGTTTTGAAGGGTTTTGGATGTTGCGGGATCAAGCAGAACCATGA
- a CDS encoding NAD(P)/FAD-dependent oxidoreductase produces MLRLSELRLPLDHGPDDLEQAVLRCLKIPPARLLRCQLVKRSVDARRRDRIQLIYSVDVALDGEAALLRRRHGDRRIRPTPDTHYKYVAQAPEGSVWDSEQRPVVVGAGPCGYFAALLLAQMGFRPLLLERGQPVKQRTADTFGFWRRTAEFNPESNAQFGEGGAGTFSDGKLYSQVSDPDHYGCKVLEELVACGANREILTQHRPHIGTFKLATVVRGLRAKIEALGGEVRFGSRVDQILLKPCAGPHGSGKSQQVVGLSLSDGTSLRCRQVVFAPGHSARDSFQMLQEAGVALEAKPFAVGFRIEHPQALVDEARWGLNAGHPLLGAAEYKLVHHAENGRCVYSFCMCPGGLVVGATSEKGRVVTNGMSQHSRNERNANAALVVPVDEDDLAAYAAWPGDPLAGLAFQRALEQKAFVLGGADYSAPVQRLQDFLAGRSTTELGAIGASYQPGVSPSDLRSLLPPPMVAALQEALPRFARRIKGYDHPDALLTAVETRTSSPLRIPRDEHFESINTVGLTPAGEGAGYAGGILSAAIDGIRVAEAVGLRLGSSR; encoded by the coding sequence GTGTTGCGTCTTAGTGAACTCCGACTTCCTTTGGATCACGGTCCTGATGATCTGGAGCAAGCGGTTCTGCGTTGCCTGAAGATTCCACCGGCGCGTCTGCTTCGTTGTCAGTTGGTGAAGCGGAGTGTTGATGCCCGTCGTCGCGATCGCATTCAGCTGATTTATTCCGTGGATGTAGCACTGGATGGAGAAGCAGCGCTGTTGCGGCGAAGACACGGCGATCGAAGAATTCGTCCGACCCCAGACACCCACTACAAATATGTCGCCCAGGCTCCGGAAGGGAGTGTCTGGGACTCCGAGCAGCGGCCTGTGGTGGTCGGAGCTGGTCCGTGTGGTTATTTTGCTGCTCTCCTTCTGGCTCAGATGGGATTTCGTCCGTTGTTGCTGGAACGGGGACAGCCCGTGAAACAAAGAACGGCCGATACGTTTGGATTTTGGCGTCGAACAGCTGAGTTCAATCCAGAATCCAATGCCCAGTTTGGGGAGGGCGGTGCAGGAACATTTTCGGATGGGAAGCTCTACAGCCAGGTCAGTGATCCTGATCATTACGGCTGCAAAGTCCTGGAAGAACTGGTGGCCTGTGGTGCAAATCGCGAGATTCTCACGCAGCACCGACCCCATATCGGCACCTTCAAACTGGCCACGGTGGTGAGGGGGCTGCGGGCCAAAATTGAGGCTCTCGGTGGCGAGGTTCGTTTCGGCAGCAGGGTTGATCAGATCTTGCTCAAACCTTGCGCTGGACCTCATGGTTCAGGTAAGTCCCAGCAAGTGGTGGGTCTGTCCTTGTCGGATGGGACTTCATTGCGTTGCCGTCAGGTGGTGTTTGCTCCAGGGCATTCAGCACGGGACAGCTTCCAGATGCTTCAGGAGGCTGGAGTGGCTCTTGAAGCCAAGCCGTTTGCGGTCGGATTTCGTATTGAACATCCCCAGGCCTTGGTCGACGAAGCGCGCTGGGGGCTGAACGCAGGACATCCACTCCTTGGGGCGGCGGAATACAAGCTCGTTCACCATGCTGAAAATGGCCGTTGTGTTTACAGCTTTTGTATGTGTCCAGGCGGACTGGTGGTTGGCGCAACCTCGGAGAAGGGCCGGGTCGTCACCAATGGCATGAGCCAGCATTCACGAAATGAGCGCAATGCCAACGCCGCATTGGTTGTTCCTGTGGATGAGGACGACCTGGCGGCCTATGCCGCCTGGCCAGGGGATCCCTTGGCTGGTCTTGCCTTCCAGCGTGCGCTGGAACAAAAAGCGTTTGTTCTCGGGGGGGCTGATTACAGCGCTCCAGTGCAGCGGCTCCAGGACTTTTTGGCTGGACGTTCCACAACGGAACTTGGTGCAATCGGCGCTTCTTACCAACCTGGTGTGTCACCAAGTGATTTACGCAGCCTGCTGCCACCCCCAATGGTGGCAGCATTGCAAGAGGCTTTGCCTCGTTTTGCTCGTCGCATCAAGGGGTATGACCATCCCGATGCGTTACTAACAGCAGTGGAAACGCGCACATCGTCACCGCTGCGTATTCCTCGTGACGAACATTTCGAGTCGATCAATACGGTGGGTCTTACGCCTGCTGGCGAAGGGGCCGGCTATGCGGGGGGGATCCTGTCTGCGGCGATTGATGGGATACGAGTCGCAGAGGCCGTGGGCTTGCGGCTGGGTTCCTCACGCTGA
- a CDS encoding S1 RNA-binding domain-containing protein: MAGSESQHSIDSKGQSPAAQPPRKPLQVMHISRKDEQDRLHREAEEARAAADVAMARAVELEQAAQRAQNTTARPPTAPTTTAKPSAVDDDARFGTDELSGMSMADLLGPSDANGKASKSKPSPAKTSSRSVDDFDFDEGAFLAALDANEPVGTTGEVVTGTVIAMESDGVYVDIGGKAPGFMPKNECGLGVITNLKERFPKGLEIEVLVTREQNADGMVTISCRALALRQSWDKVKQLEKEGRVAQVKVTGFNRGGVTCDLEGLRGFIPRSQLQDGENHEALVGKTLGVAFLEVNSETRKLVLSEKRAATAARFSELEIGQLVEGHVAAIKPYGLFVDLGGISGLLHQSSITGGSMRSMREIFDQGDAVKALITDLDPGRGRIALNTAMLEGQPGELLVDKDKVMAEATDRANRARNVLKQQEQSAG; the protein is encoded by the coding sequence ATGGCGGGATCAGAAAGCCAACATTCCATAGACAGCAAAGGGCAAAGCCCGGCAGCGCAGCCGCCTCGCAAGCCGTTGCAGGTGATGCATATCAGCCGCAAAGACGAACAGGACCGCCTCCATCGTGAGGCGGAAGAAGCACGGGCGGCCGCAGATGTGGCGATGGCACGGGCTGTTGAGTTAGAGCAGGCTGCACAAAGAGCTCAGAACACAACGGCTAGACCTCCAACCGCCCCAACCACGACGGCCAAGCCATCAGCGGTTGATGACGACGCTCGTTTTGGGACCGATGAGCTCAGTGGCATGAGCATGGCCGACCTACTCGGCCCATCCGACGCGAATGGAAAAGCTTCGAAGTCCAAGCCAAGTCCTGCCAAAACCTCAAGTCGAAGCGTCGACGACTTCGACTTTGACGAAGGTGCTTTTCTCGCCGCCCTCGATGCCAACGAACCGGTGGGCACCACAGGGGAAGTAGTGACTGGAACAGTGATCGCGATGGAAAGCGATGGTGTTTACGTCGACATCGGCGGCAAGGCCCCAGGCTTTATGCCCAAAAACGAATGTGGTCTGGGAGTGATCACCAACCTGAAGGAGAGATTCCCTAAGGGCCTCGAGATTGAAGTCTTGGTGACGCGTGAGCAAAATGCTGATGGGATGGTCACCATCAGCTGCCGCGCCCTCGCCTTACGTCAGAGCTGGGACAAGGTCAAACAGCTTGAGAAAGAGGGCAGGGTCGCTCAAGTCAAAGTCACCGGTTTTAACCGCGGTGGTGTGACTTGCGATTTAGAAGGATTACGAGGCTTTATCCCCCGTTCCCAATTGCAGGACGGTGAAAACCATGAAGCCTTAGTTGGCAAAACCTTGGGTGTGGCTTTCCTCGAGGTCAATTCTGAAACGCGAAAATTGGTCCTTTCTGAGAAGAGAGCAGCCACTGCCGCTCGGTTCTCAGAACTAGAAATTGGACAACTGGTTGAAGGCCATGTGGCGGCCATCAAGCCCTACGGACTTTTCGTAGATCTCGGAGGGATCAGCGGGCTTCTCCATCAATCCTCCATTACCGGAGGCAGCATGCGGTCAATGCGTGAAATCTTTGATCAAGGCGATGCGGTGAAAGCTTTAATTACGGACTTGGATCCAGGTCGCGGGCGAATCGCTCTCAATACCGCAATGCTTGAAGGACAGCCTGGTGAATTACTTGTTGATAAAGACAAAGTGATGGCAGAAGCGACCGATCGAGCCAATAGAGCTCGTAACGTCCTGAAGCAACAGGAACAATCAGCTGGATGA